One genomic region from Phycodurus eques isolate BA_2022a chromosome 16, UOR_Pequ_1.1, whole genome shotgun sequence encodes:
- the LOC133414451 gene encoding uncharacterized protein LOC133414451 yields the protein MHWLPLVAMVIASALPFPHKPASRIASAASVDDDRRRLPLDYNSRGNASQKDYRTAALENRTDNSPERSGSRPHRTRVGGGFLDSTNAPTRVSEVETQIIQNPASAGRRTQRGSTTTVPTEQFGNTSRRGPTATGATPTPVSGMVNGTPGARLSVLEGLPERDEMFLDSHPRVLFSSSASPPDRPPLLVMLEGGLPEDDAEESEDARVEGHGDRSLSWVNASGFASDVGRPLRRDKRSHSMDRRRGEKSVCEAESVWVTDKTTAIDAQGQTVTVLQDIQTQTGPLKQYFYETRCRQAEQQKSHGPATGGASQPTGVAGAGCLGVDKKQWVSECKAKKSYVRALTKDANNRTGWRWIRIDSSCVCVLLSRANQILAREALARRGRG from the coding sequence ATGCACTGGCTTCCcctggttgccatggtgatCGCCTCGGCCCTGCCCTTCCCTCACAAGCCTGCGTCCAGGATCGCCTCCGCCGCCAGCGTGGACGACGACCGGCGTCGCCTCCCGCTGGACTACAACTCCCGGGGAAATGCCTCGCAAAAGGACTACAGAACGGCCGCACTGGAGAACCGCACCGATAACTCGCCGGAAAGGAGCGGCAGTCGACCGCACCGCACCAGGGTGGGCGGCGGTTTTCTGGACTCGACTAACGCACCCACGCGAGTCTCTGAGGTGGAAACCCAGATAATCCAAAATCCTGCATCCGCCGGTCGGAGGACTCAGAGAGGGTCTACGACGACCGTTCCCACGGAGCAGTTCGGGAACACGTCAAGGAGGGGCCCCACGGCGACGGGGGCGACGCCGACTCCAGTGAGCGGCATGGTCAATGGGACCCCGGGGGCAAGGTTGAGCGTCCTGGAAGGCCTCCCGGAAAGGGACGAGATGTTTCTGGACAGCCACCCGCGGGTCCTGTTCTCCTCCTCGGCTTCGCCCCCAGACCGCCCGCCCCTCCTGGTCATGCTGGAAGGCGGCCTTCCGGAGGACGACGCAGAAGAATCGGAGGACGCTCGCGTGGAGGGCCACGGGGATCGGAGCCTCAGTTGGGTCAACGCGTCGGGATTTGCATCCGACGTGGGCCGTCCCCTCAGGAGGGACAAACGCTCGCATTCGATGGACCGGCGTCGGGGCGAGAAGTCGGTGTGCGAGGCGGAGAGCGTATGGGTGACGGACAAGACGACGGCCATCGACGCGCAGGGCCAGACGGTCACCGTCTTGCAGGACATCCAGACCCAGACGGGTCCGCTCAAGCAGTACTTCTACGAGACCCGTTGCCGCCAGGCCGAGCAGCAGAAGAGCCACGGCCCTGCCACCGGGGGGGCGTCCCAGCCCACTGGGGTGGCGGGCGCCGGTTGCCTGGGCGTGGACAAGAAACAGTGGGTGAGCGAGTGCAAGGCCAAGAAGTCGTATGTGCGCGCCCTCACCAAGGACGCCAACAACCGGACAGGTTGGAGGTGGATCCGAATCGACTCGTCCTGCGTTTGCGTGCTGCTCTCCCGAGCCAATCAGATCCTGGCCCGCGAGGCGCTTGCCAGGAGGGGGCGGGGATAA